In the Streptomyces sp. cg36 genome, one interval contains:
- a CDS encoding LacI family DNA-binding transcriptional regulator has protein sequence MTRRLAQVAKKVGVSEATVSRVLNDKPGVSASTRQAVLTALDVLGYERPTQLRGERARLVGLVLPELQNPIFPAFAEVIGGALAQQGLTPVLCTQTKGGVSEADYVELLLQQQVSGVVFAGGLFAQREAPHGHYRQLAERKVPVVLINASIDRLDFPCVACDDAVAVEQAWRHLVSLGHRRIGLVLGPPDHVPSQRKLDAALALAAASGEELPGERVERAMFSLEGGQAAASRLLERGVTGIICASDPLALGAVRAARRRGLGVPRDVSVVGYDDSAFMNCTEPPLTTVRQPIEAMGRAAVELLSAQIGGGVVPAGELLFEPELVVRGSTAQAPR, from the coding sequence ATGACGCGACGACTTGCTCAGGTGGCGAAGAAGGTCGGGGTCAGCGAGGCCACGGTCAGCCGGGTGCTCAACGACAAGCCGGGGGTCTCCGCATCCACCCGGCAGGCCGTGCTCACGGCGCTCGACGTCCTCGGCTACGAGCGCCCCACCCAGCTGCGCGGTGAGCGCGCCCGGCTGGTCGGGCTGGTCCTGCCGGAGCTCCAGAACCCGATCTTCCCCGCGTTCGCCGAGGTCATCGGGGGTGCGCTGGCCCAGCAGGGGCTCACGCCGGTGCTCTGCACCCAGACCAAGGGCGGGGTCTCCGAGGCCGACTACGTCGAGCTGCTCCTCCAGCAGCAGGTCTCCGGGGTGGTCTTCGCCGGCGGGCTGTTCGCCCAGCGGGAGGCGCCGCACGGGCACTACCGGCAGCTGGCCGAGCGCAAGGTGCCCGTCGTGCTGATCAACGCCTCCATCGACCGGCTCGACTTCCCCTGTGTGGCCTGCGACGACGCGGTGGCGGTGGAGCAGGCGTGGCGGCATCTGGTCTCGCTCGGCCACCGCCGCATCGGACTGGTGCTCGGCCCGCCCGACCACGTGCCCTCCCAGCGCAAGCTGGACGCGGCCCTGGCGCTGGCCGCCGCGTCCGGCGAGGAGCTGCCCGGGGAGCGGGTGGAGCGGGCGATGTTCTCCCTGGAGGGCGGCCAGGCGGCGGCCTCCAGACTGCTGGAGCGCGGGGTCACCGGGATCATCTGCGCCAGCGACCCGCTGGCGCTCGGCGCGGTGCGGGCGGCCCGGCGCCGGGGGCTGGGCGTGCCCCGTGACGTGTCGGTGGTGGGGTACGACGACTCCGCCTTCATGAACTGCACCGAGCCGCCGCTGACCACCGTGCGCCAGCCCATCGAGGCGATGGGCCGGGCCGCGGTGGAGCTGCTGTCCGCGCAGATCGGGGGCGGTGTGGTGCCGGCGGGCGAGCTGCTCTTCGAGCCGGAGCTGGTGGTGCGCGGCTCCACGGCGCAGGCGCCGCGCTGA
- a CDS encoding ABC transporter substrate-binding protein: protein MRRIRLRPARPTGHAHPTGPARRIRPGRRAPATALLCAAALTVLAACGTSSSGGADTRSGGGGSSDPAAPLDPKTKVTLTIDCMPPAAKAAELKEWKEDVATFNQTYPNVRIVGKSTPGQCEEPARFTAMLKAKSQPDVFYTYFTDLQQVLDNGGAADIGPYVTPKSVPALADIDPDVLGVLKRDGKLYGLPTSNYRMGLLINRTLFRRAGLDPDQPPATWAEVRADAKAIAALGNGVYGYGDYSAENTGGWHFTAALYGLGGEVVSADGTRAAFDDALGRQVVQNLHDMRWTDASMSRTQLLKWGDLQKQITADKLGMFLAAPDDIAYMVQQLGAKYENFGMGPIPGGRATLGGGNGYMIKKGSSPDKIKAAIAWLNLKTLSPGKGQFDWARTKADGLPVGVPQPNFFLGATKTADDRARADNATMPVANFRAYRDHPVPGKAEPPRAQEIYKVLDNVMSGVLTNRNADVDKLLSTARSQVDQVLANR from the coding sequence ATGAGACGCATCCGGCTCCGCCCCGCCCGCCCCACCGGCCATGCTCACCCCACCGGCCCCGCCCGCCGCATCCGCCCCGGCCGCCGCGCCCCGGCCACCGCTCTGCTGTGCGCCGCCGCCCTGACCGTCCTCGCCGCCTGCGGCACCAGCAGCAGCGGCGGCGCCGACACCCGTTCGGGAGGCGGCGGTTCGTCCGACCCGGCGGCCCCGCTCGACCCCAAGACCAAGGTCACGCTCACCATCGACTGCATGCCGCCCGCCGCCAAGGCGGCCGAGCTGAAGGAGTGGAAGGAGGACGTCGCCACCTTCAACCAGACGTATCCGAACGTCCGGATCGTCGGGAAGTCGACGCCCGGCCAGTGCGAGGAGCCCGCCCGGTTCACCGCGATGCTGAAGGCCAAGTCGCAGCCCGACGTCTTCTACACGTACTTCACCGATCTCCAGCAGGTCCTCGACAACGGCGGCGCCGCCGACATCGGCCCCTACGTCACCCCGAAGTCCGTCCCGGCGCTCGCCGACATCGACCCGGACGTCCTCGGCGTGCTCAAGCGCGACGGCAAGCTCTACGGCCTGCCCACCAGCAACTACCGCATGGGCCTGCTGATCAACCGCACGCTCTTCCGCCGGGCCGGTCTCGACCCCGACCAGCCGCCGGCCACCTGGGCCGAGGTCCGCGCCGACGCCAAGGCGATCGCGGCGCTCGGCAACGGGGTGTACGGATACGGCGACTACAGCGCCGAGAACACCGGCGGCTGGCACTTCACCGCCGCCCTCTACGGCCTGGGCGGCGAGGTGGTCTCCGCCGACGGGACCAGGGCGGCGTTCGACGACGCCCTCGGCCGCCAGGTCGTCCAGAACCTGCACGACATGCGCTGGACCGACGCCAGCATGAGCAGGACCCAGCTGCTGAAGTGGGGCGACCTGCAGAAGCAGATCACCGCGGACAAGCTGGGGATGTTCCTCGCCGCGCCCGACGACATCGCGTACATGGTCCAGCAACTGGGCGCCAAGTACGAGAACTTCGGCATGGGGCCGATCCCCGGCGGCCGGGCCACCCTGGGCGGCGGCAACGGATACATGATCAAGAAGGGCAGCTCGCCCGACAAGATCAAGGCCGCGATCGCCTGGCTGAACCTCAAGACGCTCTCGCCGGGCAAGGGGCAGTTCGACTGGGCCCGCACCAAGGCGGACGGGCTGCCGGTCGGTGTGCCGCAGCCCAACTTCTTCCTCGGCGCCACCAAGACCGCCGACGACCGGGCGCGCGCCGACAACGCGACGATGCCGGTGGCCAACTTCCGCGCGTACCGCGACCATCCGGTGCCCGGCAAGGCCGAGCCGCCCCGGGCCCAGGAGATCTACAAGGTCCTCGACAACGTGATGTCCGGGGTCCTGACCAACCGGAACGCGGACGTCGACAAGCTGCTCTCCACCGCGCGCTCCCAGGTCGACCAGGTCCTGGCGAACCGATGA